In Actinomadura luteofluorescens, the sequence CTCGCCGTGCTCGCCGACGACGTAGGCGGTGCAGTTGTGGGTGGCGTCGCGGTGCGCCCGCCGGTGCGCGGCGATGAACGCCGTCGCCTCGGCCTCGTCTGCGGCGCGGGCGAGCGTGCAGGCGAACCGGGACCTGCGGACTTCCAGCTCCACCGAGCCGCCGTGTCTGATCGTGCGCATGGCGGCTGCGAGTCTACGGCCGCGCCGCCCGGGCGCGGGCTAGGACCTGTCGCAAGGTGGCCCCGGCCATGCCGCGCGAACGCGTGACCTGGCCGGTGGAGCGAAGCCGGAGGCGAGCGGAGCCGGCCAGATCGCGAAGCGATGCCGCGTTCGCCCAGTGCCGGTCACGTAGCGAGCCGCAAGGCGAGCGAAGTGGGCCGGGACTGAATCAACACAGCCGCAAGGCGAGCGAAGTGGGCCGGGGCTTTGAAACACAACCTAGACCAGGTCGACGAGGTCGGCGATGGACGCCACGACGCGGTGCGGGCGGAACGGGAAGCGGGCGATCTCGTCCTTGCGGGTGACGCCGGTCAGCACCAGGATCGTCTCCAGCCCGGCCTCGACGCCGGCGACGATGTCGGTGTCCATGCGGTCGCCGATCATCGCGGTGCTCTCGCTGTGCCCGCCGACCACGTTCAGCGCCGTGCGCATCATCAGCGGGTTCGGCTTGCCGACGAAGTAGGGGTCCACCCCCGTCGCCCGGGTGATCATCGCGGCGACGGCGCCGCACGCCGGCAGCGAGCCCTCCGGGGACGGGCCGATCGGGTCGGGGTTGGTCGCCACGAACCGGGCGCCGCCCTCGATCAGCCGGATCGCGCGGGTGATCTGGGAGAAGCTGTAGGTGCGGGTCTCGCCGAGCACCACGTAGTCGGGGTCGATGTCGGTGAGGACGAAGTCGGCCTCGTGCAGCGCCGTCGTCAGGCCCGCCTCCCCGATCACGTACGCCGACCCCTCGGGGCGCTGGTCGGCCAGGAAACGGGCGGTGGCCAGCGCGGAGGTCCAGATCGACTCGGCCGGGACGGCCAGCCCCGCCGCCGCCAGGCGGGCCGACAGGTCCCGCCGGGTGTAGATCGAGTTGTTGGTCAGGATGAGGAACGGCTTTCCGGACGCCGCCAGGCGGCGGACGAACTCCTCGGCGCCGGGGACGGGCCGGCCCTCGTGCACGAGGACGCCGTCCATGTCCGACAGCCAGTACTCGATCGGCTTGCGCTCGGTCATGCCCCCATTGTCGCAGGCAGGGATCTTCCCTGGGACCGTCCGCCGGGACCGTTCTCCCCCGGGCCCGGCGGCGCGGGGGCGTTGACCCGCGTGTGACGTGGACCATACATTCTCGGACACGGCGCACCGAATCATGTTCGGCGGACGGGTCGCCCGGCGGTGCGCCCCACCCCGCGGGAGGCGCGACGTGCAGGATCGGGACGTGCAGGACACCGGGCGGCCGGCGGGCACCGGAATGGCCGGCAACGGGATGGCGGGCCCCAGACTGGCGAGCATCGCCGAGGTCAGGGCCGCGATGACGGCGCCGGGGCAGCCGTTCGAGATGGACGAGGCCCGGATCCGCGGCGTCCGGACCCGGGTGTGGAAGAACGCCCCGCCCACGCTGCGCGACGTCCTGGAGATCTCCCGCCTCCACGGCGACAAGGACTTCCTGGTCTACGGGGACGACCGGCTCACCTTCGCCGAGCACCGCGCGCGGGCGGCCGCGTTCGCGCGGCGGCTCGTCGACCGGTACGGGATCGCCAAGGGCGACCGGGTCGCGATCGCCATGCGCAACTACCCCGAGTGGTCGGTGGCCTTCTTCGGCGCCGCGGTCGCCGGGGCCGTCGTGGTCCCGCTGAACGCCTGGTGGAGCGCCGCGGAACTGGAGTACGGGCTGGCCGACAGCGGCGCCAAGGTCCTGGTCGCCGACGCCGAGCGCGCCGAGCGGCTCGCCGGGGTGCTGCCGGGCCTGGGCGTGGCGTGCCTGGTCGCGAGGGCGGACGGCGCCGTGCCCGCGGGAGCGGAGGCGTTCGAGGACGCCGCCGGCGCCGCCGGAGACCCGGCCGACGCGACCCTGCCCGACATGACTCTGCCCGACGTGCCGCTCGGTCCCGAGGACGATGCCACGATCTTCTACACCTCCGGCACCACCGGACGGCCCAAGGGCGCCCTCGGAACGCACCGCAACATCGCCGGCAACCCCATCAGCCTCGCCTACGGGATCATGTCGGCGGGGGTGCGCGCCGGCCGCACGGTCGAGGAGCTCGCGACGCCGCAGCCGCGCGTGACGCTGCTGAGCGTCCCGTTCTTCCACGCCACCGGCTGCCACTCGGTGCTGGTGTCCAGCGCCCTGCAGGGCGGCACCGTGGTGCTGATGTACAAGTGGGACGTCCGCCGGGCGCTGGAGCTGATCGAGCGGGAGAGGGTCACCGGGTTCGGCGGCGTGCCGACGATGGCGTGGCAGGTGCTGACCTCCCCCGAGTTCGGCGAGTTCGACACCTCCAGCCTCACCGGCGTCAGCTACGGCGGCGCGCCCGCCGCGCCCGCCCTCGTCGACAAGATCAGGGAGCGGCTGCCCGAGCGGATGCCCGGCAACGGCTACGGCCTCACCGAGACCTCCTCGGTCACCACCTACAACGGCGGCGTGAACTACCTGGAGCGGCCCGAGAGCGTCGGCCCGCCCGTCGCGGTCTGCGACGTCCGGGTCGTGGGGCCCGCCGGGGAGGAGCTGCCGGCCGGCGAGGTCGGCGAGCTGCTCATCAAGGGGCCCAACGTCATCAAGGGCTACTGGAACAAGCCCGAGGCGACCGCCGCGGCGTTCGTGGACGGCTGGTTCCACAGCGGCGACCTGGCCCGCCTGGACGCCGACGGGTTCGTCTACATCGTCGACCGGGCCAAGGACATGCTGATCCGCGGCGGCGAGAACATCTACTGCGCCGAGGTCGAGGCCGCCCTCTACGAGCATCCCGCCGTCGCCGACTGCGCCGTGATCGGCGTCCCGCACCAGGTGCTCGGCGAGGAGGTCGGCGCGGTGATCGTGCCGCGCCCCGGCGCCGCGGTGTCCGAGCGCGAGCTCCGGGAGTTCCTGGGCGGGCGGATCGCGGCGTTCAAGGTGCCCGTGCACGTGTGGTTCCGGGAGGAGGGCCTGCCCCGCAACCCCGGCGGCAAGATCCTCAAGACGCGGCTGCGGGAGGAGCTGCTCGCCCGCCCGCCGGTATCGTGATCTTGTGATGAGCGACGAGCCGGGCCCCGCCCACCGCCAGATCGACGCGCCGGGCCTTCCGCCCGGCCCCGGGTACAGCCATGCCGTCTCCGTCGACGTGCCGGGCCGGCTGGTGGTGATCAGCGGGCAGATCCCGCTGGACTCGGACGGGAACCTGGTCGGCCCCGGCGACCTGGAGGCCCAGACCCGGCAGGTGTTCGCCAACCTGGAGACCGCGCTCACCGCCGCGGGCGCCCGCTGGGAGCACGTCGTGCGGCTCGGCTACTTCCTGCGGGACGCCGGCGGCGCCCCGGTCGTGCGCGCCGTGCGCGCCGAGTTCGTCCCCGCGGGCGTCGCGCCCGCCGCGTCGCTGGTCGAGGTGTCGCGCCTGGTCCGCGACGACCTGCTGGTGGAGATCGAGGCCCTCGCCGTCGTCCCCGCGGGCTGACGGGCGCCCGGGCCGGACGCGCGACGGGGCGCCCCCACCGGTGGGGGCGCCCCGTCCACGTGCGGAGAGGGTCAGACGTTCACCCCGAAGTCGGAGGCGATGCCCGACAGGCCCGAGGCGTAGCCCTGGCCCACCGCGCGGAACTTCCACTCGGCGCCGTTGCGGTAGAGCTCGCCGAACACCATCGCGGTCTCGGTCGAGGCGTCCTCCGACAGGTCGTAGCGCGCGATC encodes:
- a CDS encoding HAD-IIA family hydrolase, translated to MTERKPIEYWLSDMDGVLVHEGRPVPGAEEFVRRLAASGKPFLILTNNSIYTRRDLSARLAAAGLAVPAESIWTSALATARFLADQRPEGSAYVIGEAGLTTALHEADFVLTDIDPDYVVLGETRTYSFSQITRAIRLIEGGARFVATNPDPIGPSPEGSLPACGAVAAMITRATGVDPYFVGKPNPLMMRTALNVVGGHSESTAMIGDRMDTDIVAGVEAGLETILVLTGVTRKDEIARFPFRPHRVVASIADLVDLV
- a CDS encoding class I adenylate-forming enzyme family protein produces the protein MQDRDVQDTGRPAGTGMAGNGMAGPRLASIAEVRAAMTAPGQPFEMDEARIRGVRTRVWKNAPPTLRDVLEISRLHGDKDFLVYGDDRLTFAEHRARAAAFARRLVDRYGIAKGDRVAIAMRNYPEWSVAFFGAAVAGAVVVPLNAWWSAAELEYGLADSGAKVLVADAERAERLAGVLPGLGVACLVARADGAVPAGAEAFEDAAGAAGDPADATLPDMTLPDVPLGPEDDATIFYTSGTTGRPKGALGTHRNIAGNPISLAYGIMSAGVRAGRTVEELATPQPRVTLLSVPFFHATGCHSVLVSSALQGGTVVLMYKWDVRRALELIERERVTGFGGVPTMAWQVLTSPEFGEFDTSSLTGVSYGGAPAAPALVDKIRERLPERMPGNGYGLTETSSVTTYNGGVNYLERPESVGPPVAVCDVRVVGPAGEELPAGEVGELLIKGPNVIKGYWNKPEATAAAFVDGWFHSGDLARLDADGFVYIVDRAKDMLIRGGENIYCAEVEAALYEHPAVADCAVIGVPHQVLGEEVGAVIVPRPGAAVSERELREFLGGRIAAFKVPVHVWFREEGLPRNPGGKILKTRLREELLARPPVS
- a CDS encoding RidA family protein, with protein sequence MSDEPGPAHRQIDAPGLPPGPGYSHAVSVDVPGRLVVISGQIPLDSDGNLVGPGDLEAQTRQVFANLETALTAAGARWEHVVRLGYFLRDAGGAPVVRAVRAEFVPAGVAPAASLVEVSRLVRDDLLVEIEALAVVPAG